From one Sulfurimonas sp. genomic stretch:
- a CDS encoding 4Fe-4S dicluster domain-containing protein has protein sequence MAASPMVNPGDQPVWVNTDNCKACDICVSVCPSGVLGMKYESTSTLGAMISVDHPEACIGCMECELTCPDFAIYVADKKEFKEAGYSFAKLTDEAKERQAKIVANNYMSLEQGAK, from the coding sequence ATGGCAGCAAGTCCGATGGTAAATCCAGGTGATCAACCGGTATGGGTAAATACAGACAACTGTAAAGCGTGTGACATCTGTGTATCAGTATGTCCTTCAGGTGTACTTGGAATGAAATATGAATCAACATCAACTTTAGGTGCAATGATCTCTGTTGATCATCCAGAAGCATGTATAGGTTGTATGGAGTGTGAACTTACATGTCCAGACTTCGCTATATATGTAGCAGACAAAAAAGAATTTAAAGAAGCTGGCTATAGCTTTGCAAAACTTACTGATGAAGCTAAAGAGCGTCAGGCAAAAATTGTTGCAAACAACTATATGTCACTTGAGCAAGGAGCGAAATAA
- the sucC gene encoding ADP-forming succinate--CoA ligase subunit beta, with product MNIHEYQAKQIFAKYGVPTPRGIVANTPAQAVAAAHELGGKVWVVKAQIHAGGRGLGGGVKLAKSISEVEQLAGEILHMQLVTHQTGPEGKEVHKVYIEEGADIKDEFYLGVVLDRAKEMPVIMASTEGGMEIEKVAEETPEKIVKVAVDPAIGFQGFHGRELAFGLGLPKEEQGKFIKFAAALYNVYMENDAEMIEINPLIKTGAGDFLALDGKMGFDDSALGRHPDIEDMRDITEEDPDEREASQYGLSYVSLDGEIGCMVNGAGLAMGTMDTINHMGGTPANFLDVGGKANAETVAKGFEIILKNQNVKAIFVNIFGGIVRCDRIANGILEATKMVDVRVPVVVRLDGTNAPEAAEILKNANISNVIAATDLADGAAKAVAAAKGE from the coding sequence ATGAATATACATGAATATCAAGCAAAACAAATTTTTGCTAAATATGGTGTACCAACACCAAGAGGAATTGTTGCTAACACACCAGCGCAAGCTGTTGCTGCTGCACACGAGTTAGGTGGAAAAGTTTGGGTTGTTAAAGCTCAAATCCATGCAGGTGGACGTGGTCTTGGCGGTGGTGTTAAACTTGCTAAGTCTATTTCTGAAGTTGAGCAGTTAGCTGGTGAAATTCTTCACATGCAACTTGTAACTCACCAAACAGGTCCTGAAGGTAAAGAGGTACATAAAGTATACATAGAAGAGGGTGCTGACATTAAAGATGAATTCTACCTTGGTGTAGTTCTTGATCGTGCTAAAGAGATGCCTGTTATTATGGCTTCTACTGAAGGTGGTATGGAGATTGAAAAAGTAGCTGAAGAAACTCCTGAGAAAATCGTAAAAGTAGCTGTTGATCCAGCTATAGGTTTTCAAGGTTTCCACGGTCGTGAGTTAGCATTTGGTCTAGGTCTTCCAAAAGAGGAACAAGGTAAATTTATCAAGTTTGCTGCAGCTTTATATAATGTATATATGGAAAACGATGCAGAGATGATCGAAATTAACCCTCTAATCAAAACTGGTGCAGGAGATTTCTTGGCACTTGATGGTAAGATGGGATTTGATGATTCAGCTCTTGGACGTCACCCAGATATCGAAGATATGAGAGATATCACAGAGGAAGATCCTGACGAGCGTGAAGCAAGTCAATATGGACTTTCATATGTATCACTTGATGGTGAAATTGGTTGTATGGTAAACGGTGCAGGTCTTGCAATGGGTACTATGGATACAATTAACCATATGGGTGGTACACCTGCTAACTTCCTTGATGTTGGTGGTAAAGCTAATGCAGAGACTGTTGCTAAAGGTTTTGAAATCATTCTTAAAAACCAAAATGTTAAAGCAATCTTCGTAAACATTTTTGGTGGAATTGTTAGATGTGATCGTATTGCAAATGGTATTTTAGAAGCAACTAAAATGGTAGATGTACGTGTACCTGTTGTTGTTCGTCTTGATGGAACTAATGCACCTGAAGCTGCAGAGATTCTTAAAAATGCAAATATTTCAAATGTAATAGCTGCAACTGATTTAGCTGATGGTGCTGCAAAAGCAGTAGCTGCAGCGAAGGGAGAATAA
- a CDS encoding Fe-S-containing hydro-lyase: MSKTYNLTTPLTEETTRSLKAGDIVYLSGTIYTARDAAHKKLVDLIEAGEELPFDLEGSVIYFVGPTPPKPGDPIGSAGPTTSYRMDSYSPTMLKHGSKGMIGKGKRNQEVKDACKEYGGIYFGATGGAGALLGKQITSAEVIAYPELGPEAVRKLTVKDFPVTVVNDTYGNDLYQMGREQYEVK, translated from the coding sequence ATGAGTAAAACATATAATTTAACTACACCACTTACTGAAGAAACTACAAGAAGCCTTAAAGCAGGTGATATTGTATATTTAAGCGGAACTATATATACGGCTCGTGATGCGGCTCATAAAAAACTTGTTGACTTAATTGAAGCAGGTGAAGAACTTCCATTTGATTTAGAAGGAAGTGTTATTTACTTCGTTGGACCAACACCTCCTAAACCTGGTGATCCAATAGGAAGTGCAGGCCCTACTACATCTTATCGTATGGATTCATACTCTCCGACAATGCTTAAGCATGGCTCAAAAGGTATGATTGGTAAGGGTAAAAGAAATCAAGAAGTAAAAGATGCTTGTAAGGAATACGGAGGAATTTACTTTGGTGCAACAGGTGGAGCAGGTGCTTTACTTGGAAAACAAATTACAAGTGCCGAAGTAATTGCGTATCCTGAACTTGGTCCAGAAGCTGTTAGAAAATTAACAGTAAAAGACTTTCCGGTTACAGTAGTAAACGATACATACGGAAACGACCTTTATCAAATGGGTCGTGAACAATACGAAGTTAAATAA
- the mdh gene encoding malate dehydrogenase — protein sequence MSKGKRVGIVGAGNVGATVAYSLAMLGSCHEIILRDNKIEVAKGKALDMSQAAAAVRSHTVVTVAEDMSQLTDCDVVVVTAGSPRLPGMSRDDLLMTNANITRDVIGGIAKYSPNAIIIMVSNPLDAMTYVALKESGFDRSRVIGMAGILDSSRMAAFIQEKLGYGGGQIRASVMGGHGDDMVPLPRYSTVAGVPLSDVLTSDEINEIVNRTRHGGAEIVGYLKTGSAYYAPAKSTAIMVEAILKDTKQIHPCAVCLEGEYGYSDVVSGVPVMLGANGAEKIIEVTLDEKEKEMFKNSCDSVQELIDSLNKHKFFEETK from the coding sequence ATGAGTAAAGGAAAAAGAGTAGGAATAGTAGGTGCCGGAAATGTTGGTGCTACAGTTGCATACTCGTTAGCTATGCTTGGTTCTTGTCATGAAATTATTTTACGTGACAACAAAATCGAAGTAGCTAAAGGTAAAGCCCTTGATATGTCTCAAGCTGCTGCTGCAGTAAGAAGTCACACTGTTGTTACAGTTGCAGAAGACATGTCTCAACTTACTGATTGTGATGTTGTTGTTGTAACAGCTGGTAGTCCTCGTTTACCTGGGATGAGTCGTGATGATTTACTTATGACAAATGCAAACATTACTAGAGATGTTATTGGCGGAATAGCAAAATACTCTCCAAATGCGATAATTATTATGGTTTCAAATCCACTTGATGCAATGACTTATGTTGCATTAAAAGAGAGTGGTTTTGATAGAAGTCGCGTTATTGGTATGGCTGGTATTTTAGATAGTTCTCGTATGGCAGCATTTATTCAGGAAAAACTTGGATACGGTGGGGGTCAGATTCGTGCATCTGTTATGGGTGGTCATGGTGATGACATGGTTCCATTACCTCGTTACTCAACAGTAGCTGGTGTACCTCTTTCAGATGTTTTAACTAGTGATGAGATAAACGAGATTGTAAATCGTACACGTCATGGTGGTGCAGAGATAGTTGGTTATTTAAAAACAGGTTCAGCATATTATGCACCTGCTAAATCTACAGCTATTATGGTTGAAGCTATTTTAAAAGATACTAAGCAAATTCATCCTTGTGCAGTTTGTCTAGAAGGTGAGTATGGATACAGTGATGTTGTTTCAGGTGTTCCTGTAATGCTTGGTGCAAATGGAGCTGAGAAGATCATTGAAGTAACACTAGATGAAAAAGAGAAAGAGATGTTTAAAAATTCTTGTGATTCTGTTCAAGAATTAATTGATTCACTAAATAAACATAAATTTTTTGAGGAAACTAAATAA
- a CDS encoding 2-oxoglutarate ferredoxin oxidoreductase subunit beta, whose protein sequence is MAFNYDKYLRLEKMPTLWCWGCGDGVILKAFIRAVDKIGVSQDDVCVVSGIGCSGRFSSYVDFNTVHTTHGRTVAFATGVKLANPDKLVVCVAGDGDALAIGGNHTIHGCRRNIDMTLIVINNFIYGLTNSQTSPTTPQGMWTVSQKAGNIDPTFDASNLAIASGASFVARETMLDPKKLEKVMIKALEHKGFSFLEVLSNCHINLGRKNQMKNAMENLEWIDSITMAKKKYDALSEEEQLNLLPTGVLKEDTEAREYCDMYEDIKAAQQGKRGLITQNDFVKKI, encoded by the coding sequence ATGGCATTTAATTACGATAAATATTTAAGACTTGAAAAAATGCCGACACTATGGTGTTGGGGTTGTGGTGATGGTGTTATATTAAAAGCATTCATCCGTGCAGTTGATAAAATTGGTGTAAGCCAAGATGACGTTTGTGTTGTATCTGGTATCGGTTGTTCAGGAAGATTCTCTTCTTATGTAGACTTCAATACAGTTCACACAACTCACGGTCGTACTGTAGCATTCGCAACAGGTGTAAAACTTGCTAATCCAGACAAATTAGTTGTTTGTGTAGCTGGTGATGGTGATGCACTTGCAATTGGTGGTAACCATACAATTCACGGTTGTAGAAGAAATATAGATATGACTTTAATCGTTATTAATAACTTTATCTATGGTTTAACAAATTCTCAAACTTCTCCAACTACTCCTCAAGGTATGTGGACAGTTTCTCAAAAAGCTGGTAATATCGATCCAACTTTTGATGCTTCTAATTTAGCTATAGCTTCTGGTGCATCTTTTGTTGCTCGTGAGACTATGCTAGATCCTAAGAAATTAGAGAAAGTTATGATTAAAGCTTTAGAGCATAAAGGTTTCTCTTTCTTAGAAGTACTTTCTAACTGTCATATTAACCTTGGTCGTAAAAACCAAATGAAAAATGCTATGGAAAACTTAGAGTGGATTGACTCTATTACTATGGCTAAGAAAAAATATGATGCTTTAAGTGAAGAAGAGCAATTAAACTTACTTCCTACTGGTGTATTAAAAGAAGATACAGAAGCACGTGAATACTGTGATATGTATGAAGATATTAAAGCTGCACAGCAAGGTAAGCGTGGTTTAATTACTCAAAATGACTTTGTTAAGAAAATATAA
- a CDS encoding 2-oxoglutarate synthase subunit alpha, whose amino-acid sequence MAELREVISTGNDLAAIAAVDAGCEFFGGYPITPSSEVMHTISDLLPKNGGAAIQMEDEIAGVAAAIGAGMSGVRTMTATSGPGISLKAENLGLAQMAEVPLVVVNVMRGGPSTGLPTRVSQGDVRQAKNPSHGDYRSITLCAGTLAECYTEVVRAFNLADRFMQPVFVLTDETLGHMHGKAMLPTPEDVKAGIVPRKTFDGAPEDYRPYECGPTEAAVLNPMFKGYRYHFTGLHHDAKGFPTEEIETCRKLIQRLEDKVMAHTDELELNEEFMCDDLEENDVLIIAYGSVSLAAKEAIRHLRADGIKAGLFRPITLWPSPAERIKHFTDKVKNVLCVELNIRQYTEEVERVSQRLDIEGLYKVNGRALSPYEIVNKVKEVF is encoded by the coding sequence ATGGCAGAATTAAGAGAAGTAATATCTACTGGTAATGATTTAGCTGCTATTGCAGCTGTAGATGCTGGTTGTGAATTTTTTGGTGGGTATCCAATTACTCCATCATCTGAGGTAATGCACACTATCTCTGATCTTTTACCAAAGAACGGTGGTGCTGCGATTCAGATGGAAGATGAGATTGCTGGTGTAGCAGCAGCTATCGGTGCTGGTATGAGTGGTGTTCGTACTATGACTGCAACTTCAGGTCCTGGTATTTCACTAAAAGCTGAAAACTTAGGTCTTGCTCAAATGGCAGAGGTTCCTTTAGTAGTTGTAAACGTTATGCGTGGTGGTCCATCAACTGGTTTACCGACTCGTGTATCTCAAGGTGACGTTCGTCAAGCTAAAAACCCGTCTCACGGTGACTACCGTTCAATCACTTTATGTGCAGGTACTTTAGCTGAGTGTTACACTGAAGTTGTACGTGCATTTAACTTAGCAGATCGTTTTATGCAACCTGTTTTTGTTTTAACTGATGAGACTTTAGGTCACATGCATGGTAAAGCAATGTTACCAACTCCTGAAGATGTAAAAGCTGGAATTGTACCTCGTAAAACTTTTGATGGTGCTCCTGAAGATTACCGTCCATATGAGTGTGGTCCAACTGAAGCAGCTGTACTTAACCCTATGTTTAAAGGTTATAGATACCACTTTACTGGTCTTCACCATGATGCAAAAGGTTTCCCAACTGAGGAAATTGAGACTTGTAGAAAACTTATTCAAAGACTTGAAGATAAAGTTATGGCTCATACTGATGAGTTAGAGCTTAACGAAGAGTTTATGTGTGATGATCTAGAAGAAAACGATGTATTAATCATCGCTTACGGTTCAGTTTCACTTGCAGCTAAAGAGGCGATTCGTCACTTAAGAGCTGATGGTATTAAAGCTGGTTTATTTAGACCAATCACTTTATGGCCATCACCTGCTGAGAGAATCAAGCATTTTACAGACAAAGTTAAAAATGTTTTATGTGTTGAGTTAAACATTAGACAATATACTGAAGAGGTAGAGAGAGTTTCTCAAAGACTTGATATTGAAGGTCTTTATAAAGTTAACGGTAGAGCACTTTCTCCATACGAAATTGTAAATAAAGTAAAAGAGGTATTCTAA
- the sucD gene encoding succinate--CoA ligase subunit alpha codes for MSILVNKDTKVIVQGFTGKEGTFHAEQCIAYGTNIVGGVTPNKGGQEHLGKPVFNTVSDAVKNTGATVSMIFVPPVFVADAVMEAAEAGIELAVIITEGAPVRDMQAAKAYANKHGMKTIGPNCPGIITAEECKIGIMPGMIFKKGNVGLISKSGTLTYEGANQVCKEGFGITTAVGIGGDPIIGLSYKQLLPMFEADPETEAIVMIGEIGGDLEIQAAAFIKENITKPVVAFIAGQTAPKGKRMGHAGAIVSGGAGTAAEKMAALEAAGVKVVVSPAEIGKAVAEVLKK; via the coding sequence ATGAGTATTTTAGTAAACAAAGATACAAAAGTAATAGTTCAAGGTTTTACAGGTAAAGAGGGTACTTTCCATGCTGAGCAATGTATAGCATACGGTACTAACATCGTTGGTGGTGTTACACCAAATAAAGGTGGTCAAGAACACCTAGGTAAACCGGTTTTCAATACAGTAAGTGATGCTGTAAAAAATACAGGTGCTACTGTATCTATGATATTTGTTCCGCCTGTTTTTGTTGCAGATGCTGTAATGGAAGCTGCTGAAGCAGGAATTGAACTAGCTGTAATTATTACAGAAGGTGCTCCTGTTCGTGATATGCAAGCTGCAAAAGCTTATGCTAATAAACACGGTATGAAAACAATTGGGCCAAACTGTCCTGGTATCATCACTGCTGAAGAGTGTAAAATTGGAATCATGCCTGGTATGATTTTCAAAAAAGGTAATGTAGGGCTTATTTCAAAGTCTGGTACATTAACATATGAAGGTGCAAACCAAGTATGTAAAGAAGGTTTTGGTATTACAACAGCTGTAGGTATCGGTGGAGATCCAATTATCGGTCTTTCATACAAGCAACTGTTACCAATGTTTGAAGCTGATCCAGAAACTGAAGCAATCGTTATGATCGGTGAAATCGGTGGAGATCTTGAGATTCAAGCGGCAGCTTTTATTAAAGAAAATATTACTAAGCCTGTTGTTGCTTTTATTGCTGGTCAAACAGCACCTAAAGGTAAACGTATGGGTCACGCTGGTGCTATCGTATCTGGTGGTGCTGGAACTGCAGCAGAGAAGATGGCAGCTCTTGAAGCAGCTGGTGTTAAAGTTGTAGTTTCTCCTGCTGAGATTGGAAAAGCTGTAGCAGAGGTTTTAAAGAAGTAA
- a CDS encoding fumarate hydratase — protein sequence MREIAYEEIVKNVRDIIVYSASNLPEDALNAMKAAYENEKSPVSKEVLKQLLENADIASSEARPLCQDTGLAVFFVKVGADVKVVGGLLKDAINEGTEKGYTEGYLRASTCEPFSRANLKDTVGYNLPAIIHFDIVEGDKIEIEYAAKGGGSENVSRARVFPPAAGKDGVVEFVKECISDAGPNPCPPITVGVGIGGTFEKAAISSKHALFRDLGTKNEDPEMAELEERMMKEINNLGIGSMGMGGTQTALAVHIESNPCHIASLPVSVNVQCHSSRHTHITI from the coding sequence ATGCGTGAAATTGCATACGAAGAGATCGTAAAAAATGTTAGAGACATTATAGTTTATTCTGCCTCTAACTTGCCAGAAGATGCTTTAAATGCCATGAAAGCAGCTTATGAAAATGAAAAAAGCCCTGTAAGTAAAGAGGTTTTAAAACAGCTACTTGAAAATGCTGATATTGCAAGTAGCGAGGCTCGTCCTCTATGCCAAGATACAGGTTTAGCTGTATTTTTTGTAAAAGTTGGCGCTGATGTTAAAGTTGTAGGCGGATTATTAAAAGATGCTATCAATGAAGGTACTGAAAAAGGTTATACTGAAGGTTATTTAAGAGCTTCTACATGTGAGCCTTTTTCTCGTGCAAACTTAAAAGATACAGTTGGTTATAACCTTCCTGCAATTATCCACTTTGACATAGTTGAAGGTGATAAAATAGAGATTGAATACGCTGCAAAAGGCGGAGGTAGTGAGAATGTGTCACGTGCTCGTGTATTCCCACCTGCTGCTGGTAAAGATGGTGTAGTTGAGTTTGTAAAAGAGTGTATTAGCGATGCTGGACCAAACCCATGTCCTCCAATCACTGTAGGTGTTGGAATAGGTGGTACATTTGAAAAAGCTGCAATTAGTTCTAAACACGCACTTTTCCGTGATCTTGGTACTAAAAACGAAGATCCTGAGATGGCTGAACTTGAAGAAAGAATGATGAAAGAGATTAATAATCTTGGAATTGGTTCTATGGGTATGGGTGGTACACAAACAGCTTTAGCTGTACATATTGAATCTAACCCTTGCCATATTGCTTCTCTGCCGGTTTCAGTAAATGTACAGTGTCACTCTTCACGTCACACACATATTACAATATAA
- a CDS encoding TetR/AcrR family transcriptional regulator: MTTKEKILKSSTKLFCEFGYKATSVRKIAAEVGIKQSALYNHFKNKEEIFLDVSKNIFSTPFSLNDEDIKDSALKGKAFLTKYTMQYKLLTFDKNNENMFRLLMIELFSNKELREQFMSEFNDKNIKVLSEGFFIMMQNSLIKASDPMLMAHEFLSTLFYIRLQVTMLRFDSKATDGLSTQFEKHVDFFWENIKA, from the coding sequence ATGACAACAAAAGAAAAAATATTAAAAAGTTCTACAAAACTATTTTGTGAGTTTGGATACAAAGCTACAAGTGTACGCAAAATTGCAGCGGAGGTAGGTATAAAACAGAGTGCACTATATAATCACTTTAAAAATAAAGAAGAGATCTTTTTGGATGTATCTAAAAATATATTTAGTACACCCTTTTCTCTAAACGATGAAGATATAAAAGATAGTGCATTAAAAGGAAAAGCTTTTTTGACAAAGTATACTATGCAATATAAACTACTTACGTTTGATAAAAACAACGAGAATATGTTTAGACTCTTAATGATAGAGCTTTTTTCAAATAAAGAGCTTAGAGAGCAGTTTATGAGTGAATTTAACGATAAAAACATAAAAGTGCTCTCAGAGGGCTTTTTTATAATGATGCAGAACTCTTTAATAAAAGCATCTGATCCAATGCTTATGGCTCATGAGTTTCTCTCCACCCTATTCTATATAAGACTACAAGTTACGATGTTAAGATTTGATTCTAAAGCTACTGATGGATTATCAACACAGTTTGAAAAACATGTGGATTTTTTCTGGGAAAATATAAAAGCATAA
- a CDS encoding 2-oxoacid:acceptor oxidoreductase family protein, translating into MARTLMRFTGVGGQGVLLAGEIFAAAKIKAGGHGLKTATYTSQVRGGPTVVDITLDDEEIYYPYANDGEIDFMLSVAQVSFDLFKNGVSKGGTIVIDPNLITPTEEDRKNWNIYEIPIITIAKEEVGNVITQSVVALAIANTMMKAIEKDHLINIMLSKVPPKVHEANKKAYELGEKYALEALA; encoded by the coding sequence ATGGCTAGAACTTTAATGAGATTTACAGGTGTTGGTGGACAGGGTGTTCTTCTTGCAGGTGAGATTTTTGCAGCTGCAAAAATCAAAGCTGGTGGTCACGGACTTAAGACAGCTACATATACATCACAAGTTCGTGGTGGTCCGACAGTTGTTGATATTACTTTAGATGATGAAGAGATCTACTACCCATATGCAAATGATGGTGAAATTGACTTTATGCTTTCAGTTGCACAAGTTTCTTTTGATCTATTTAAAAACGGTGTATCAAAAGGTGGAACAATCGTAATTGATCCAAACCTTATTACTCCAACTGAAGAAGATAGAAAAAACTGGAATATTTATGAGATTCCAATTATTACTATTGCAAAAGAAGAGGTTGGTAATGTTATTACTCAATCTGTTGTTGCATTAGCAATTGCTAACACTATGATGAAAGCAATTGAAAAAGATCACCTAATTAACATTATGCTTTCAAAAGTACCACCAAAAGTACATGAAGCTAATAAAAAAGCTTACGAGCTTGGTGAAAAATATGCATTAGAAGCTTTAGCTTAA